From the genome of Candidatus Dormiibacterota bacterium, one region includes:
- a CDS encoding transposase — protein sequence KGRAVPPFGRAWLVCKLGRWYAQFECERAVEPLPETGHAIGLDRGVNMLLATSDGELIANPKHVAKARLRVERVQRVVAKRKRRGKNRRKAIDTLARLHEKVARQRRDYAHKVSRGLIDANDVIVLEDLRLRNMTRSAKGSIEEPGRNVAAKAGLNRALLDAGFGMIAQLIAEKAESAARSVIYVDPKYTSQTCAACGHIAKENRSGLQFACVACSHVDHADVNAARVILQRAQKGPLASRAAAADGTDPRTALSSSGPRLTLHDAA from the coding sequence TAAGGGGCGCGCCGTGCCGCCGTTTGGCCGTGCGTGGCTGGTCTGCAAGCTCGGGCGCTGGTACGCCCAGTTTGAGTGCGAGCGCGCGGTCGAGCCTTTGCCGGAAACCGGGCACGCGATTGGGCTCGATCGCGGCGTGAATATGTTGCTCGCCACCAGCGACGGCGAGTTAATTGCCAACCCGAAGCATGTCGCGAAGGCACGGCTGCGCGTTGAGCGGGTGCAGCGGGTGGTTGCCAAGCGTAAGCGGCGCGGGAAGAACCGGCGCAAGGCGATTGATACGCTCGCGCGCCTGCACGAGAAGGTTGCGCGGCAGCGCCGTGACTACGCGCACAAGGTCTCACGTGGGCTGATCGATGCGAACGATGTCATCGTGCTGGAAGACTTGCGCTTGCGCAATATGACGCGCAGCGCAAAGGGGAGTATCGAAGAACCAGGCCGCAACGTTGCGGCCAAGGCCGGGCTCAATCGGGCGTTGCTCGATGCGGGTTTTGGCATGATCGCGCAGTTGATTGCGGAGAAGGCTGAAAGCGCCGCCCGCAGCGTCATCTACGTCGATCCGAAGTACACCTCGCAAACGTGCGCCGCGTGCGGGCACATTGCAAAAGAGAATCGCTCGGGGCTACAGTTTGCCTGTGTCGCGTGTTCGCACGTCGATCATGCCGACGTGAATGCGGCGCGGGTGATTCTTCAGCGGGCTCAGAAGGGGCCCTTGGCGAGCCGCGCCGCAGCGGCGGACGGCACCGACCCAAGAACCGCGCTATCGTCGAGTGGACCTCGGCTCACGCTGCACGATGCAGCGTGA